The Dermacentor variabilis isolate Ectoservices unplaced genomic scaffold, ASM5094787v1 scaffold_12, whole genome shotgun sequence sequence tcaaacgagccGAAGGCGAGAAGTAGGCAActggcgcgccacctgtcagggcagcgccgtacattgcgaggagggggtcttctgtgtttgccccAAGATGgatctgcgtgtgcgccaagcgcagaggaaatgtagcggaaacgtacttcgctacgcgtttaactgcgacttctgtaatttacatgctaggtctaaaaattaatctgcagaaaactaaagttatgtttagcagtctcggaagagaacagcagtttacgataggtagcaaggcactggaagcggtaagggaatacatcaacttagggcaggtagtgacggcggatccggatcatgagactgaaataatcagaagaataagaatgggctggggtgcatttggcaggcattctcagatcataaacagcaggttgccattatccctcaaaaggaaagtgtatcacagctgtgtcttacgagtacgcacctacggggcagaaacctggaggcttacgaaaagggttccacttaaattgaggtcgactcaacgagctatggagagaagaatgatgggtgtaacgttaagagataagaaaagagcagattgggtgagagaaggAACGCGAGCTAAtcacatcctagttgaaatcaagaaaaagaaatgagcatgggcaggacatgtaatgaggagggaagataaccgatggtcattaaaggttatggactggattccaagggaagggaaacgcagcaggcggcggcagaaagttaggtgggcggatgagatcaagaagtttgcagggacaacatggccacaattagtacatgagcttggagaagtataggaaaggcctttgccctgcagtgggcgtaaccaggttgatgatgaatTACCGATATataccgcagtataactttctacggcgcgtttctaaggcaataccgcattcactagaggcgcttttgtcatGCTTCGatccatcgaactcatggctgagtggcatTCTGCTTCCGGCCACGGTCGTGAAAGGACGCAGGATGGCTGGCTCTTCGCGAGCTGTGATAACGGCCGATTCTGGCCGCGGAACATCGTTTTTGGACGGCCTGAAAGATTACAGGATtgtactgccgccgctgccaaccGGAGAAGGACTGAAAACAATGGTTGTTCTTCACTGCGACACCGCTGGAAGGGCTTACAGGATAGAAGATTTCCGCCAGCCGATGAAAGAAGCCGGCGTCATTGAACAGGTGGGCGGTATCGGAGCGTACCAGATGTCGCACGTCTGGTTAGTCAACTTCCGTAGTGAAGAAGCCAAGAAAAAGTTGCTCGACATCGGGCATATTGTTGTTAAAGGGAAGACTTGCGTTGTCTTTGACCCTGAAAGGCAGGAAGTGCGGCTGAAGGTGCATTGGTGTGCCTTCAACGTCAGCAACGAAACTCTGAGGCGGGCGTTCGCCGAGTACGGCGAAGTGAAAGAAGTTTCGAGCGATAGATGGAAGACCGGCGGGTTTGAAAACGCCGACTCGACTACTCGTGTTGTGCGGCTGGTTCTTCGAGAAGGTGCAAGCCTCGAGCGCATACCCCATCAGCTGCGTATCGGGAACGGTACAGTATTAGTCGTCGTGCCCGGGCGTGCGCCGATATGTCTCCGCTGCCGCAACACAGGCCACATTAGGCGGGACTGCAAGGTGCCCAAGTGCAGCGAGTGCCACGCCTTCGGGCATGAAGAGGCTGAATGCACGAAGTCATACGCCCGCGCCGCGACTCGAGGAACATTCGGCGATAATAGTGAGCTGCACATGGACGAGGATGAAGCTGAGCAAGCAGCCTCCAACCCAGTGGTCGAGAGCCCAACGGCCGCAGCGCTGAGCGATGAAACGGAAGGCGCCATGCCAGGGACTCGTGAGTCAGCGCCCAGCACCCCCAAGTCGGCAACCACGAGCATGGATACCAATTCACCGCAAGATATTCCACGCCCTTCTGAAAAAAGCAACGAGGAACCCATGGAGTCTGACCCTGCGGCTGCGAAACGGCGCCACGACGATGTCAGTGCAATGAGCCAGGAGCAACGACTGCGTCTCCTAGAACGCCAGTGGGGCGTAGGCGAAGGGAAAAAGCAGCGTGTCACCAGCGGGCAACGATCGTCGTCGCTTCCTCGCGACGACAACCCGAAGACCTAATAATGGAGGGACGGCACTACACGGCGCGGCGTTGTGCGCATGAAGGTAAGCGCCGTACTGGCGGCCTGGTCTTGCTTAACGATGGCGGCATTTGAAAGACACCTCGTAGTAGCCACGCTTAATGTCAGGGGTCTTTCATCCAGGAGGAGGCAAAATCAGCTGCTGAGACTCGTGACTGAGCAGGAATTGGATATTGTAGCGATACAAGAGACCAAAATCGAGAGTCAAGACCAGACCGACAGAATGGTGCTCTCGTTCAGTAGTCGGTATGATGTTTGCGTGTCTCATGCCGTGGGTACCTCGGCAGGTTGCATGCTGTTGATTCGCCAGTCTCTGGGAGCGATTGTGGAAAGAGTTGAGACTTGCGTTTTCGGTCGATGGATTGTCTGTGACATCACACTTGCTGGTTTGGAATTGCGTATTATCTGTATTTACGCGCACACTAACACGGAAGAGAGGCGAAACCTTTTTGAGACAGTCGGCAACCATTGTGACACA is a genomic window containing:
- the LOC142566369 gene encoding uncharacterized protein LOC142566369, whose amino-acid sequence is MAGSSRAVITADSGRGTSFLDGLKDYRIVLPPLPTGEGLKTMVVLHCDTAGRAYRIEDFRQPMKEAGVIEQVGGIGAYQMSHVWLVNFRSEEAKKKLLDIGHIVVKGKTCVVFDPERQEVRLKVHWCAFNVSNETLRRAFAEYGEVKEVSSDRWKTGGFENADSTTRVVRLVLREGASLERIPHQLRIGNGTVLVVVPGRAPICLRCRNTGHIRRDCKVPKCSECHAFGHEEAECTKSYARAATRGTFGDNSELHMDEDEAEQAASNPVVESPTAAALSDETEGAMPGTRESAPSTPKSATTSMDTNSPQDIPRPSEKSNEEPMESDPAAAKRRHDDVSAMSQEQRLRLLERQWGVGEGKKQRVTSGQRSSSLPRDDNPKT